A window from Dunckerocampus dactyliophorus isolate RoL2022-P2 chromosome 15, RoL_Ddac_1.1, whole genome shotgun sequence encodes these proteins:
- the LOC129194864 gene encoding FHF complex subunit HOOK interacting protein 1A-like isoform X1: MMASAVCGDDRGKSLTLRGVDPETCMIVFKNHWAQVVKILEKHEPGRGSASALSFLSGHVGSGSLRLGSIPPDEASAVQNYVEHMLFLLMEEEAGQGGAMGPILEFVVLEGVMERLFLWSLRRQFTEDMKLEQLRMYQMLLTKARQPLLHHKPILRPLMTLLASCAGTGADGDSRVEAELVLLLNQLCVALVKDPSVLELFFHTSEDQGAANFLLFSLLIPYTHRQGPVGQQAREALLLIMSLSASEPRVAQHIGQNTYFCPVLATGLSGLYSSLPARLQVYSDEWNCLDRADWQQVPALVHFLHSLGFCSAVTSVAHPSIRSQLLSYIYNGFLVPVLAPALHKLTVEEVMTTTAYLDLFLRTISEPALLQTFLSFILLHTHDNVHILDTLVSRVNTPFQLGTVSLALFRTLIGLFCEDVMLQLVFRFLIPCSYLSKKQRFSLKRKDWCSSSASSFLLLLPSWCPVGLPNTHGASEHIHWSKGADVFAGDSVGYWRGSDFLMDVNYLHYLSDARQAISASYRACRHWSAPYDGDDPEEDQSGTSGEIDEDDMVRRLTSDSMGITPPPPGASPSPSSVDAISTTNQARGAGSALELEWDDIFADDDSSYSTVLTNGGESMEVGGSTPSRTPPPRHIQDMRRSAAKLVHGAYVEESEFEDDVLVYDLVAQKDAKAAILERILEANRRARGGLSPTATRRTVHETVNNIMSSRRTSEDGGKEEIRGEDYAKEAMKRSEDFEKEVARRKEKGEEDEEARLILTSGSHSMEQSDDDDRPNDITTSTNHTQPSLNGHFESHDVMLTNTGSPHEPPNPPDNNDDFLSQYQELMRSLEVEPECVNNLDDITAFRRRVHELRQRLEEEEEDLSQDFGVRCQEEREETAMEDDDDEEWGRDSGKHDVPFTGPFISVLLSRLENLLENSIAVNLLVTGILAQLASYPQPLLRTFLLATQAHQQAGVRTLHQVLVSLQGQIERYIQGRPEYPALVTQAWRFLLAKDQDSKIRDSLQVEGDHILERPLPNGSVRTSLAVPPLAVLPPCPTIPPQDKSRVFAIVLYAEFLKELAAIALEHSIAPDWTDEE; the protein is encoded by the exons ATGATGGCCTCCGCTGTTTGCGGGGATGACCGTGGCAAGTCGCTGACACTGAGAGGAGTGGACCCGGAGACATGCATGATTGTGTTTAAGAACCACTGGGCGCAG GTTGTGAAGATTCTGGAGAAGCATGAGCCGGGTCGAGGCAGCGCCAGTGCGCTCAGTTTCCTCTCTGGTCATGTGGGCAGCGGCAGCTTGCGCCTCGGGTCCATCCCGCCTGACGAGGCCAGCGCTGTTCAGAACTATGTAGAACACATGCTGTTCCTGctgatggaggaggaggcgggCCAAG GAGGAGCAATGGGGCCCATTTTGGAGTTTGTGGTTCTCGAGGGCGTGATGGAGCGCCTGTTCCTGTGGAGCTTGAGGAGACAGTTCACAGAGGACATGAAACTGGAGCAGCTCAGGATGTACCAGATGCTCCTCACCAAGGCCCGCCAGCCTCTTCTGCACCACAAGCCCATTCTACGGCCGCTCATGACGCTGCTGGCGTCCTGTGCTGGTACCGGAGCAG ATGGTGACAGCCGCGTGGAAGCGGAGCTGGTCCTCCTGCTGAACCAGCTGTGCGTAGCGCTGGTCAAGGACCCCTCGGTGCTGGAACTGTTCTTCCACACCAGCGAGGACCAGGGTGCTGCCAACTTCCTGCTCTTTTCCCTGCTTATCCCGTACACGCACAG GCAAGGTCCTGTGGGTCAGCAGGCTCGTGAAGCTCTGCTGCTAATAATGTCGCTTTCGGCTTCCGAGCCTCGGGTCGCCCAGCACATTGGCCAGAACACATACTTCTGCCCT GTTCTGGCCACGGGTCTTTCAGGTCTCTACTCCTCCCTCCCGGCCAGGTTGCAGGTTTACAGTGACGAGTGGAACTGTCTGGACCGGGCCGACTGGCAACAG GTTCCTGCTCTTGTCCACTTTCTGCACTCGCTGGGCTTCTGCAGCGCAGTCACCAGT GTTGCTCATCCTTCCATTCGCTCCCAGCTGCTGAGTTACATCTACAATGGCTTCCTGGTTCCTGTGCTGGCTCCCGCTCTGCACAAG CTGACAGTGGAGGAGGTCATGACCACCACAGCCTACCTGGACTTGTTTCTGCGCACCATCTCGGAGCCTGCCCTCCTCCAAACCTTTCTGTCCTTCATCTTGCTGCACACACACGACAACGTGCACATCCTGGACACCCTGGTCAGCAGAGTCAACACACCATTCCAG CTGGGCACGGTGTCGCTGGCCCTCTTCAGGACTCTGATTGGGCTCTTCTGTGAGGACGTGATGCTCCAGCTGGTTTTCAG GTTCTTGATTCCCTGCAGCTACCTGAGCAAGAAGCAGCGCTTCTCCTTAAAGCGCAAGGACTGGTGCTCCTCCAGCGCCTCTTCGTTCTTGCTCCTGCTGCCTTCCTGGTGTCCTGTCGGCCTGCCAAACACACACGGAGCCAGCGAGCACATCCACTGGTCCAAAGGAGCAG ATGTGTTTGCGGGCGACAGCGTCGGCTACTGGAGAGGCTCAGACTTCCTGATGGACGTCAACTACCTCCACTACCTCTCGGACGCCCGACAGGCCATCTCCGCTTCCTACAG AGCATGTCGACACTGGTCGGCGCCTTACGATGGCGATGACCCAGAAGAAGACCAATCTGGCACATCAGGGGAAATCGATGAGGACGATATGGTACGGCGACTCACAAGCGACTCGATGGGCATAACTCCTCCCCCCCCAGGTGCCTCCCCAAGCCCTTCCTCTGTGGATGCCATTTCCACGACTAACCAAGCAAGAGGAGCCGGCTCGGCTTTGGAGCTTGAGTGGGACGACATCTTTGCAGATGATGATTCTTCCTATTCGACAGTGCTCACAAATGGCGGCGAAAGCATGGAGGTTGGAGGCTCCACCCCTTCACGCACGCCGCCTCCTCGACACATACAGGACATGCGCCGCAGTGCCGCCAAGCTGGTGCATGGTGCATATGTGGAGGAGAGCGAATTTGAGGACGACGTTCTGGTCTATGACCTTGTCGCACAGAAAGACGCCAAGGCTGCCATCTTGGAACGAATTCTGGAGGCAAATCGGCGAGCACGTGGAGGCCTGTCCCCCACAGCAACAAGGAGGACTGTCCATGAAACGGTCAACAACATCATGTCATCACGTAGGACAAGTGAGGATGGAGGAAAGGAGGAAATAAGGGGTGAAGATTACGCAAAAGAAGCTATGAAGAGAAGCGAAGACTTTGAGAAGGAAGTGGCAAGGAGGAAGGAGAAAGgagaggaagacgaggaggCACGGCTCATTCTCACCAGTGGTAGTCATAGCATGGAAcaaagtgatgatgatgaccGCCCCAATGACATTACAACGTCTACCAATCACACACAGCCTTCACTCAATGGCCATTTTGAGTCACATGATGTAATGTTGACAAACACAGGCTCACCACATGAGCCGCCAAATCCACCAGACAACAATGATGACTTCCTGTCCCAGTACCAGGAGCTAATGCGCTCTTTAGAGGTGGAGCCAGAGTGTGTAAACAACCTGGACGACATAACTGCCTTCAGGAGGCGTGTCCACGAATTGAGGCAAAgactggaagaggaggaagaggacctGAGTCAGGACTTTGGTGTGAGGTGCCAAGAGGAAAGAGAGGAGACGGCGATggaggacgacgacgacgaGGAGTGGGGGAGAGACAGTGGGAAGCATGATGTTCCATTTACAG GTCCCTTCATCAGTGTCTTGCTGTCCCGCTTGGAGAACCTCCTGGAGAACTCCATCGCGGTTAACTTGCTGGTGACGGGCATCCTGGCTCAACTGGCGTCGTACCCACAGCCACTGCTGAGAACTTTTCTGCTTGCCACACAAGCACACCAGCAGGCCGGTGTGCGCACACTGcaccag GTGCTGGTGTCGCTTCAAGGACAAATCGAGCGCTACATCCAAGGGCGACCAGAGTACCCAGCTTTGGTGACACAGGCATGGAGGTTCTTATTGGCTAAAGACCAAGACAGCAAGATCCGAG ACAGCCTCCAGGTTGAGGGAGACCATATTCTGGAGCGCCCTCTTCCCAACGGCTCCGTGAGAACCTCTCTTGCAGTGCCCCCCCTTGCCGTCCTGCCACCCTGTCCCACCATCCCGCCTCAAGACAAGAGCCGAGTGTTTGCCATTGTCCTGTATGCAGAATTTCTCAAGGAGTTGGCCGCCATCGCCCTGGAGCACAGCATTGCACCCGACTGGACTGACGAGGAATAG
- the LOC129194864 gene encoding FHF complex subunit HOOK interacting protein 1A-like isoform X2, with protein sequence MMASAVCGDDRGKSLTLRGVDPETCMIVFKNHWAQVVKILEKHEPGRGSASALSFLSGHVGSGSLRLGSIPPDEASAVQNYVEHMLFLLMEEEAGQGGAMGPILEFVVLEGVMERLFLWSLRRQFTEDMKLEQLRMYQMLLTKARQPLLHHKPILRPLMTLLASCAGTGADGDSRVEAELVLLLNQLCVALVKDPSVLELFFHTSEDQGAANFLLFSLLIPYTHRQGPVGQQAREALLLIMSLSASEPRVAQHIGQNTYFCPVLATGLSGLYSSLPARLQVYSDEWNCLDRADWQQVPALVHFLHSLGFCSAVTSVAHPSIRSQLLSYIYNGFLVPVLAPALHKLTVEEVMTTTAYLDLFLRTISEPALLQTFLSFILLHTHDNVHILDTLVSRVNTPFQLGTVSLALFRTLIGLFCEDVMLQLVFRFLIPCSYLSKKQRFSLKRKDWCSSSASSFLLLLPSWCPVGLPNTHGASEHIHWSKGADVFAGDSVGYWRGSDFLMDVNYLHYLSDARQAISASYRACRHWSAPYDGDDPEEDQSGTSGEIDEDDMVRRLTSDSMGITPPPPGASPSPSSVDAISTTNQARGAGSALELEWDDIFADDDSSYSTVLTNGGESMEVGGSTPSRTPPPRHIQDMRRSAAKLVHGAYVEESEFEDDVLVYDLVAQKDAKAAILERILEANRRARGGLSPTATRRTVHETVNNIMSSRRTSEDGGKEEIRGEDYAKEAMKRSEDFEKEVARRKEKGEEDEEARLILTSGSHSMEQSDDDDRPNDITTSTNHTQPSLNGHFESHDVMLTNTGSPHEPPNPPDNNDDFLSQYQELMRSLEVEPECVNNLDDITAFRRRVHELRQRLEEEEEDLSQDFGVRCQEEREETAMEDDDDEEWGRDSGKHDVPFTGPFISVLLSRLENLLENSIAVNLLVTGILAQLASYPQPLLRTFLLATQAHQQAGVRTLHQVLVSLQGQIERYIQGRPEYPALVTQAWRFLLAKDQDSKIRASRLRETIFWSALFPTAP encoded by the exons ATGATGGCCTCCGCTGTTTGCGGGGATGACCGTGGCAAGTCGCTGACACTGAGAGGAGTGGACCCGGAGACATGCATGATTGTGTTTAAGAACCACTGGGCGCAG GTTGTGAAGATTCTGGAGAAGCATGAGCCGGGTCGAGGCAGCGCCAGTGCGCTCAGTTTCCTCTCTGGTCATGTGGGCAGCGGCAGCTTGCGCCTCGGGTCCATCCCGCCTGACGAGGCCAGCGCTGTTCAGAACTATGTAGAACACATGCTGTTCCTGctgatggaggaggaggcgggCCAAG GAGGAGCAATGGGGCCCATTTTGGAGTTTGTGGTTCTCGAGGGCGTGATGGAGCGCCTGTTCCTGTGGAGCTTGAGGAGACAGTTCACAGAGGACATGAAACTGGAGCAGCTCAGGATGTACCAGATGCTCCTCACCAAGGCCCGCCAGCCTCTTCTGCACCACAAGCCCATTCTACGGCCGCTCATGACGCTGCTGGCGTCCTGTGCTGGTACCGGAGCAG ATGGTGACAGCCGCGTGGAAGCGGAGCTGGTCCTCCTGCTGAACCAGCTGTGCGTAGCGCTGGTCAAGGACCCCTCGGTGCTGGAACTGTTCTTCCACACCAGCGAGGACCAGGGTGCTGCCAACTTCCTGCTCTTTTCCCTGCTTATCCCGTACACGCACAG GCAAGGTCCTGTGGGTCAGCAGGCTCGTGAAGCTCTGCTGCTAATAATGTCGCTTTCGGCTTCCGAGCCTCGGGTCGCCCAGCACATTGGCCAGAACACATACTTCTGCCCT GTTCTGGCCACGGGTCTTTCAGGTCTCTACTCCTCCCTCCCGGCCAGGTTGCAGGTTTACAGTGACGAGTGGAACTGTCTGGACCGGGCCGACTGGCAACAG GTTCCTGCTCTTGTCCACTTTCTGCACTCGCTGGGCTTCTGCAGCGCAGTCACCAGT GTTGCTCATCCTTCCATTCGCTCCCAGCTGCTGAGTTACATCTACAATGGCTTCCTGGTTCCTGTGCTGGCTCCCGCTCTGCACAAG CTGACAGTGGAGGAGGTCATGACCACCACAGCCTACCTGGACTTGTTTCTGCGCACCATCTCGGAGCCTGCCCTCCTCCAAACCTTTCTGTCCTTCATCTTGCTGCACACACACGACAACGTGCACATCCTGGACACCCTGGTCAGCAGAGTCAACACACCATTCCAG CTGGGCACGGTGTCGCTGGCCCTCTTCAGGACTCTGATTGGGCTCTTCTGTGAGGACGTGATGCTCCAGCTGGTTTTCAG GTTCTTGATTCCCTGCAGCTACCTGAGCAAGAAGCAGCGCTTCTCCTTAAAGCGCAAGGACTGGTGCTCCTCCAGCGCCTCTTCGTTCTTGCTCCTGCTGCCTTCCTGGTGTCCTGTCGGCCTGCCAAACACACACGGAGCCAGCGAGCACATCCACTGGTCCAAAGGAGCAG ATGTGTTTGCGGGCGACAGCGTCGGCTACTGGAGAGGCTCAGACTTCCTGATGGACGTCAACTACCTCCACTACCTCTCGGACGCCCGACAGGCCATCTCCGCTTCCTACAG AGCATGTCGACACTGGTCGGCGCCTTACGATGGCGATGACCCAGAAGAAGACCAATCTGGCACATCAGGGGAAATCGATGAGGACGATATGGTACGGCGACTCACAAGCGACTCGATGGGCATAACTCCTCCCCCCCCAGGTGCCTCCCCAAGCCCTTCCTCTGTGGATGCCATTTCCACGACTAACCAAGCAAGAGGAGCCGGCTCGGCTTTGGAGCTTGAGTGGGACGACATCTTTGCAGATGATGATTCTTCCTATTCGACAGTGCTCACAAATGGCGGCGAAAGCATGGAGGTTGGAGGCTCCACCCCTTCACGCACGCCGCCTCCTCGACACATACAGGACATGCGCCGCAGTGCCGCCAAGCTGGTGCATGGTGCATATGTGGAGGAGAGCGAATTTGAGGACGACGTTCTGGTCTATGACCTTGTCGCACAGAAAGACGCCAAGGCTGCCATCTTGGAACGAATTCTGGAGGCAAATCGGCGAGCACGTGGAGGCCTGTCCCCCACAGCAACAAGGAGGACTGTCCATGAAACGGTCAACAACATCATGTCATCACGTAGGACAAGTGAGGATGGAGGAAAGGAGGAAATAAGGGGTGAAGATTACGCAAAAGAAGCTATGAAGAGAAGCGAAGACTTTGAGAAGGAAGTGGCAAGGAGGAAGGAGAAAGgagaggaagacgaggaggCACGGCTCATTCTCACCAGTGGTAGTCATAGCATGGAAcaaagtgatgatgatgaccGCCCCAATGACATTACAACGTCTACCAATCACACACAGCCTTCACTCAATGGCCATTTTGAGTCACATGATGTAATGTTGACAAACACAGGCTCACCACATGAGCCGCCAAATCCACCAGACAACAATGATGACTTCCTGTCCCAGTACCAGGAGCTAATGCGCTCTTTAGAGGTGGAGCCAGAGTGTGTAAACAACCTGGACGACATAACTGCCTTCAGGAGGCGTGTCCACGAATTGAGGCAAAgactggaagaggaggaagaggacctGAGTCAGGACTTTGGTGTGAGGTGCCAAGAGGAAAGAGAGGAGACGGCGATggaggacgacgacgacgaGGAGTGGGGGAGAGACAGTGGGAAGCATGATGTTCCATTTACAG GTCCCTTCATCAGTGTCTTGCTGTCCCGCTTGGAGAACCTCCTGGAGAACTCCATCGCGGTTAACTTGCTGGTGACGGGCATCCTGGCTCAACTGGCGTCGTACCCACAGCCACTGCTGAGAACTTTTCTGCTTGCCACACAAGCACACCAGCAGGCCGGTGTGCGCACACTGcaccag GTGCTGGTGTCGCTTCAAGGACAAATCGAGCGCTACATCCAAGGGCGACCAGAGTACCCAGCTTTGGTGACACAGGCATGGAGGTTCTTATTGGCTAAAGACCAAGACAGCAAGATCCGAG CCTCCAGGTTGAGGGAGACCATATTCTGGAGCGCCCTCTTCCCAACGGCTCCGTGA
- the LOC129194866 gene encoding acidic leucine-rich nuclear phosphoprotein 32 family member B-like has protein sequence MDLKKMLSSELGQRSPKDVQELVLDNCRASNGKFEGITEEFCNLETLSLINVGLTSVADIPKLVKLKKLELSDNSISGGLEVLAERLKNLTHLHLSGNKFKDISTLEPLKNLPQLKSLDLFNCEVTNLADYRESIFKLLPNLTYLDGFDIDNGEASDSEGEVDGAEDDDEDGDSEDFEEEEEDDDEDVVAEEDDEDDEEDDDSGDDEDGHVNGDVDSEEDVDDEEDEEEEDDDEDLSPAKGDKRKRDPEDEGDEED, from the exons GTCCAGGAGCTGGTTCTGGATAATTGTCGTGCCAGTAACGGAAAGTTTGAAGGCATCACAGAAGAGTTCTGCAATCTAGAGACGCTGAGCCTCATCAACGTGGGCCTGACCAGCGTCGCAGATATTCCCAAACTGGTCAAACTCAAAAAG TTGGAGCTGAGTGACAACAGCATATCGGGCGGTCTGGAGGTTCTGGCAGAGCGTCTGAAAAATTTGACGCATCTTCACCTTAGCGGCAACAAGTTTAAGGACATTAGCACGCTAGAGCCGCTC AAAAATCTGCCTCAGCTGAAGAGTTTGGACCTTTTCAACTGCGAGGTGACCAACCTGGCCGACTACAGGGAGTCCATCTTCAAGCTCCTCCCCAACCTCACCTACCTGGATGGCTTCGACATTGACAACGGCGAGGCGTCCGATTCAGAGGGCGAAGTGGACGGGGCAGAGGACGACGACGAAG ATGGCGACTCAGAAGACttcgaggaagaggaggaggacgacgatgaGGACGTGGTGGCTGAAGAGGACGATGAGGATGACGAAGAAGACGACGATAGCGGCGATGACGAG GACGGACACGTAAACGGAGATGTTGACAGCGAGGAAGATGTGGATGatgaagaggatgaggaggaggaggatgacg ACGAGGATTTGTCTCCGGCCAAGGGAGACAAGAGAAAGAGGGACCCTGAAGACGAGGGCGATGAAGAAGATTAA
- the wu:fy63c09 gene encoding SH3 domain-containing protein 19 gives MAEARPEEEENMRRNTGEQVIRRQPNSTEGRPDRRKPENRLSQGPLWSLKAAIKKTTSRSTSFSETPRDRNRDGDRRGSRARRPDITILSAEPLPSTSWFPPPPPPAAQIWGPTIPPSVQPPPSYDEVIREKTQEQSIHTSSAITSHPAFRTIISTQTDAGSPPDVQESPVGHDKPLRPPLPSTVSQDGISSPLTPISEGCKSEQLPAFDAETPSAKPPLNEVEHPRPRPRSRLPVTPVSNEVKVQTLVKLREDGLATLAARASANVSKQDVIQGKYFQELLEAFSADDWGFPECPGDDSGLSQSEEDEEEKDMAALKARIQTFEQQQVGLDNEKVDGKKPEPRPRPRLQGQSAKMLPPTVAPKPKSLLKAPQVVDTLSTEGTPEELNPQPVPESVPPSPAPIPSPRLPPTQLTLSPSETHSTDKDPSRPPIPLRTVAPAHDKAGAGGNVTPARPPRPSMQVIRGAQTTNTLKLTGPTPEPTAVPSTALVHARSPPPALTKADSISQPPLPPRPSSVKSLPPRPPPMKSVPARPPPPASVSSVSQPPQAPSNQMQGQRVSKKGPPLPPRPNPGHPLFNSCMPATHSKDTDNKHESKVPHCQTGMSQKQEVLIILDDPPPAHCLMDLHVLPPVELSKPALESVKPSEWPTMQKHPEPPPISGPRCVALFDFKGIQDDELTFSQGDVISLLELIGTEWGRGQISGRVGLFPLSFTRVTEPILTEGSGKPPLAREGVIESPAAPQSSKETQVDEWVVALFDFPAQTAEDLSFHKGALIQVTQHVDLEWRRGRLDGREGLYPAAFTQACQAQPIPKQESAERGVAKALFAFTAKSGDELTVKAGDIITLVEPVDEQWIVGVVGSRRGLVPKNYICLL, from the exons ATGGCCGAGGCTCGgccagaggaagaggagaacaTGAGGAGGAATACTGGCGAACAAGTGATCCGACGCCAGCCCAACAGCACCGAAG GTCGTCCTGACAGGAGGAAGCCAGAGAATCGTCTCAG CCAAGGTCCACTGTGGTCCCTGAAAGCAGCCATCAAGAAAA CCACCAGCAGGTCCACGTCTTTCTCCGAGACACCGCGAGACAGAAACCGTGACGGAGACAGGAG GGGCTCTCGTGCCAGGCGACCGGATATCACCATTTTGTCAGCTGAACCGCTCCCCTCCACTTCCTGgttcccgcctcctcctcctccggctGCACAAATCTGGGGGCCGACAATTCCGCCGTCCGTACAG CCTCCACCCTCCTATGACGAGGTTATCCGGGAGAAGACACAGGAACAGAGTATCCACACGTCCTCAGCCATCACATCCCATCCAGCCTTTAGGACCATCATCTCCACCCAGACGGACGCTGGATCGCCTCCTGACGTTCAGGAATCTCCAG TGGGGCACGACAAACCGCTGCGGCCACCGCTCCCCAGCACTGTGTCTCAAGATGGCATCAGCTCGCCTTTGACTCCAATTTCTGAAGGGTGCAAATCAGAGCAGCTACCTGCATTTGATGCAGAGACGCCGAGTGCCAAGCCCCCTCTAAACGAAGTGGAGCACCCTAGGCCACGTCCTCGATCCAGGCTCCCGGTAACCCCTGTTAGCAACGAGGTCAAGGTTCAGACTTTGGTCAAACTGCGTGAGGACGGATTGGCCACACTCGCTGCCCGTGCTAGTGCTAACGTCAGCAAACAGGACGTGATTCAGGGTAAATACTTTCAAGAGCTGCTGGAGGCCTTCAGCGCTGACGACTGGGGCTTCCCTGAGTGCCCAGGTGACGACAGTGGTCTCAGCCAGTCagaggaggacgaggaagagAAGGACATGGCGGCCCTCAAGGCCAGGATCCAGACCTTTGAGCAGCAGCAGGTGGGGCTTGATAACGAGAAGGTTGACGGAAAGAAACCAGAACCAAGACCACGCCCTCGTCTCCAAGGACAATCTGCCAAAATGCTTCCACCGACCGTCGCCCCAAAACCCAAAAGCCTCCTTAAAGCCCCGCAGGTAGTTGACACTCTGTCAACTGAAGGTACTCCAGAGGAACTGAACCCCCAACCAGTCCCAGAGTCCGTGCCACCTTCCCCTGCACCCATTCCATCCCCCAGGCTCCCACCGACGCAACTCACCCTCTCACCAAGTGAGACTCATTCCACAGACAAAGATCCATCCAGACCACCAATCCCACTGCGAACCGTGGCTCCAGCTCATGATAAAGCCGGCGCGGGTGGAAACGTGACCCCAGCACGGCCTCCCAGACCCTCCATGCAGGTCATCAGGGGGGCGCAGACAACAAACACCCTGAAGCTAACAG GCCCCACTCCGGAACCCACTGCAGTCCCTTCCACAGCTCTTGTCCACGCCAGATCACCGCCCCCGGCCCTAACGAAGGCTGACAGTATCTCCCAGCCTCCCCTCCCCCCTCG GCCTTCAAGTGTGAAGTCCCTCCCCCCCAGGCCTCCACCCATGAAATCTGTCCCTGCCCGGCCGCCCCCTCCCGCCAGCGTCTCATCCGTCAGCCAGCCCCCGCAAGCACCATCCAATCAGATGCAGGGTCAAAGGGTGTCAAAGAAAGGGCCACCTCTGCCCCCCCGCCCTAATCCTGGACACCCCCTCTTTAACAGCTGCATGCCAGCAACACACTCAAAGGATACGGATAACAAACATGAGTCCAAAGTACCCCACTGTCAAACTGGCATGTCCCAGAAACAGGAAGTCCTCATCATCCTGGACGACCCCCCGCCGGCACACTGTCTCATGGACCTGCACGTGCTGCCCCCAGTAGAACTATCAAAGCCTGCTTTGGAGAGTGTCAAACCGTCAGAGTGGCCAACCATGCAGAAACATCCAGAACCGCCCCCCATCAG cGGCCCTCGCTGTGTTGCCTTGTTTGACTTCAAGGGAATTCAGGACGACGAGCTGACCTTCTCCCAGGGTGATGTCATCAGCCTCCTGGAGCTCATCGGGACGGAGTGGGGGCGGGGCCAGATATCCGGGCGTGTCGGGCTTTTCCCCCTGAGCTTCACTCGAGTCACAGAGCCCATCCTAACGGAGGGCTCGGGGAAGCCACCGTTGGCACGCGAGGGGGTGATAGAAAGTCCAG CAGCACCACAGTCCTCAAAAGAAACGCAG GTGGACGAGTGGGTGGTGGCGCTCTTTGATTTCCCTGCTCAGACCGCAGAGGATCTGTCCTTCCACAAGGGAGCGCTCATCCAGGTGACCCAGCACGTGGACTTAGAGTGGAGGAGGGGGAGACTGGATGGGAGGGAGGGGCTTTATCCAGCCGCCTTCACGCAGGCCTGCCAGG CTCAGCCAATTCCAAAGCAGGAGTCAGCAGAAAGAGGCGTGGCCAAAGCTCTGTTTGCGTTCACAGCCAAGAGCGGGGACGAACTCACAGTGAAG GCTGGTGACATCATCACTTTGGTGGAGCCTGTGGACGAGCAGTGGATTGTGGGAGTTGTGGGCAGCCGGCGTGGATTGGTGCCCAAAAACTACATTTGCCTTCTTTGA